GTACGGCCTGTCCCCGCCCACTTTCTGTGTCCCCGCCCCGTTGCCGTCTGGGCTCCCGCCCACTTTCTGTGTCCCCGCCCCTTTCAGGTATATGTTCCTGCCTCTTTTCTATGCCCCTCCCCCGTTCATGTCCGTGACCCCGCCCTCTTTCAGTGTCCCCGCccccctgtccctgtccctgcccacccgctgctcctgctgcagttccccgACAGAACTTACCCTGATCtactacagtaagaataccttgcAGTGTAAGTTGGAGAGCTCCTCCCCAATCCAGACTTTATTCCATACCATTAAAGATAAAATGCTCCCAACGCTGAAAAACACATCCACgtcattcataaataaatgtttcacagcATAAACACAAAAGAGCTCTGATCACACACCTGTCCTTCCTGCTGTACAGAAAAGAATCAGGTTATAAACAATTGTAAAATTAACTCTTTAGGAATTCAAAGATGGCACTTTAAAACTCCTCTACCTTTAGAAGTGTTTTAAGAAGAACAGTAAAAATTTGTGATGACACCTTGGTACTTATGGGTTTATCTTAAACATGAACCCTCCAGCgttactgtattattttcagctgtgttgaaacacacattcatgcaacaccataaacacatttaaaacagtatTAAATATCAAAtggtattaaaaatgaatacaatCACTTAAAACCAAACAAACTCTTTAAACAAACATCTGCTTCCTCCCCAGCTACAGGTACTGTAGGTCACTgtaataagtaaatatttttgcagtttcactGTGCTTTGCAGGGCACTCGTACACAGCAGGTGGTTCGAATCCTGGTTGTTACTGAACACAATGAGAGTATTTAATTGTGGGATCTCATTTAGACTGAGGACTGTGAGGAAATCCTGCACGAGTTTTCAAACCATACCCTGTTTACATGTCCTCTTACCTGTTACCATGGGCTGGTATGAACACTGTGTGTGAACTCCACGGGTATGGCGCTGATGCTCTGACTTCTGTCCTCTCTCTCCCTACCTCCCCCTCTTTCCTACTACTTCTCTTCATTCTCAGTTatgttcatttcttcattttattcaaGCAGTTTGGGAGCagtacttttctccagagtgacagtAAGAGTACAACCTTCTCCACTGTTCTACCTGAGTCATTTATTCTGTAAACCACACGGTGGCGCTGTTTCTAAGGTTTTAAAGAAACAGGGCCACATATTCAATGTAAtaactacatttattcttttagctgattcttttctacaatgcagcttacagtgttaagctacttcacaattatttacccatttatgcagctgggtaattttactagagtaattttagggtaagttccttgctctaGGATActatagctgaaggtgggaatcaaacctgtgacctctaaCCACTGAAATGCCAGCTGAGTGCTCGAGTCAAATAAATCTGCAGAAGTAATAATGAGCATTAAGCAGTAAAAATGAGTGTAAACAGGTTGTaggacagagagggagggaaagggaGAAAGGGTGTTGGCGCTGtacctgtggggggggggcacttagAGGGCAGCGAACCTCAGGGTGATGCAGACAGAAACTCAGCGAGATTGAGAAGTTTTGGAGTGTTTAATGAGGTGCCCTGACTCAGGATCGTGCTTGACAAGTGATTAAACAATTCCCACAACCTCTGCAAGCATACAAATGCACACGAGCTGGATCCGCTTCGAGGTTTATCTGAGCACAAAAGGGCAGCGCTTTTAATGCCAGCTGATGCTAGTCGCTGAGCACGGTGTTCTCAAATGTACCGCTGCTGCTCAAGTCCCGCGGAGTCGGAAAAAGACTTTAATGGGCTCGACCAAacctgcttcagtaaatatgtacatgtaGAAATGTAAAACGTGTGATAATGAAGTAAATATGAGTAGTACTAGTAAGTAGTTTACTGGCAAGGGCAACAGGTGGGGCTTAAACAGCGACATACACCCATAATAAATcctccattttcaaaaacactttttattgaCATTGATTCAAAAGTCACTTTTCTTGTACAACCCATAGTAAACATggtaaagtgcatttcaccaacagatacagacacgtgattcacAAAGAACAGTCAATTTGTCCcataccaccatttttgccagcatacatCACACAAATAACTATATAAAATtgatagatttaaaaaaaaaaatgtagtcatTACTCATTAATGTATTGAGTTTATGGAGCTGatagatcaggagagaagtgggtctgaaataGATGTTCtgaatgttgagaaggattcagcagttctgagtgacagagggagaacatttCACCACAGCGaaaccagaactgagaacatgCAGGCTTTTAATCTTGCTACACGTATCGGGGAACGGGTCCATTAATAGTCTTGTAGGTGTCATCAGTCTCAACTTTATGGGCAGCAATTGGAAGCCAAGTGGAGAAAGACGAAAGCAGATGCATGGAAAGATTTACTACATTTACTTTGTGAATATTCTCAGTATTTGGTCTTTCATAAATTATCACACCCTCttatatgggtggcacagcgagtagcgctgctgtctcacagcgcctgggtggtgcgagagaacatggatttgatccccgctcagtctgtttggagtttgcatgtcctccctgtatctctgtgggtttcctctgggtgctctggtttcctcccacactccagagacatgctgttcaggttccccctcccccacagtgtgtgagtgacagagagagtgtgttccactgatgcatggatgagtaaccccttgtaagtagtgtatctagcagtgtaagtcactacggtgaataaggtgtgtgggctgataacactacatagtatccattgtaagttgctttggagaaaagcatctgctaagcaagtAAATAATGTATCTGAAGCACCGTATCAGCTGTCCACTGAAGAGCAAGTCAAGAAGCTTTTGTATCACAGCCATTGGAAGTGGTTCTGGATCCGACTgtagcagcacagtggcacggGGGATGAGGTTtgcagcttctgggctgtggttcaaatccagctgtgTCCATGTGGaatgtgcatgttctccccatatttcTGCCTGTGTGAGACACCTGTCCAttgcagagtttaaaaaaatgacttagtgttaatctatttacaattatgtatgtgtttagggagagctggtagcatagtggttagcgctactgcatTTGGagcaaaaggctgcaggttcaaccTCTGGTTCTAGCACCCTTGGGCcagatacttaccctaagttgctccagtaaaatcaccctgctctataaatgggtaaataattgtaaccttaacattgtaagttgctttggagaaaagcatcagctaaatgaataaatgtaagcttatttatacaggtgggtaattttactggcgcaatttagggtaagtaccttactcaaggatactacagccggaggtgggaatcaaacctgcgagtGTTGGGTCCAAAGACGGCAGATCTAACCACTGAACTGCCGGCTATACCAACTTAGAGTCACCATCCCATCTAAAATGCATGAACCCTctaaacacggggagaacacgcaaaccccACACTGAgtgatgagcattggttcatatggtggaaagtaaattgtacttaagaatcacatgtctgcaactacgtttctctttctcctaatgtaatgcacacatcgtattttccatgagatgtacgtcgctttggagaaaagtgtctgccaaatgaatacatgtaaaccgAACCaggttcgaacccacagccaaaCAGCTGAGGCACTGAGACAGAAATGTTACCTGCCGCTTCACCGTGCCGCCCTGCCGATTGTCGTTTCAGCTGAGTTCCCTTCATGTTCTACAGCCCAGTTAGCGGGCCTTTTGTCAGATAATAAACTTTTATTCTAGGAACGCGGTTCAGTTTCCCTTTTACTCTGATCTGCGACTGGTACAGAAAGGATCTCACTGGGAGGCCCTTGTGGTCCAAGATATCATTCAAGGTTTTCCCTCAGAGCCACATGAACTTCAGGATGAAGAACATGATgcatctgtttaaaaatgtttactctGCACTAAATAAACTTTGTTTTCCCCATATTGATCTTCCCATAATATCTGAGAAGATGCTTAAAAGTCACGATATTACCTTGTTTTTATGACACGAAAGGGTTGGAATGGACACGCTTCAATGCAGAGTGCTGTCCCCGATCAGTTTTTCTTGGCAGAACCCAGAATGGTTTGCCGTGTAACCGACTCCAGGCCTCTCGGACCCTCGCATTTGACACGTCCAGATTGGCGAATCGCCGCTCTGCCCCTTCAGTCGCAGTCGGACGGCGAAGGCAGGAGCGGGCGGTGGGCAGGCAGCCCCGCAAATGTGATTACAAGCACTGAGTGTTCAATCTAATCTGGTTAGAGAGGAGGCTTGTGGGAATTTTCTTTCCCTAATAAATCGGCCGTATGGAAATGGAGAAGCTTTCCCTAgagacgcaccagagagcgaTGCGGCTACATAAAGCTGCATTCGTCCCGGCGCCGCGACCACACGGTCATTAGCTGATCGGCTCATAGGCCGAGCGGTGTGGGCGGAGCCTCTGCTTTTCTAAGCTCGGGGCCGTACCGACGAATTCCCGGCGGGCAGCGGAAACGGCTGTGGCGTTTCTGATTTTAGGAGAATTACTCCAATAACTTGCAGGGAAACAGACTGACGCTCAATGTACTGCATATTTAAACTTTCACTTGTAATAATTCATCACACCAGGCCATTAAATGACTGCAGCCAGGGTACCTTCTTGGTTGTGTGTTCCGACAGTGAGctaagatataaaaaaaatttagaaataaaaaagtcgGTGTGTAttatgttatttacatttattcatttaccagattaTTTTCCCAAAATGACATATAAGttaatatttaactgatgcctttcgTCGAAGGTGATTTGCAGTGTTAGAAACGCTAGATGTAGTAAACAATCTACagtcatttgtacagcagagcaatgtaacacacacacacacacacacacacaatgagcaatttagtcaccagttcacctgaaacatgtcttgggactgtgggaggaaatcagagcacccagaggaaacccatgtgaacacgggaagtagatgcaaactccacacacacacacacctacgtCCAAGTgcaaagcccaggagctgtggggcaccagcgctacccgctgtgccgtcACGCCGCCCATTATTGATGCGTTGCACAGCATCCGTCTCATTACGCCCCCCCTGGAGATGGTAACGTGTGTGTTGTGTACGGGTGAAACGTTGGGACTTTAATATGTAGGCGGCGCTGAATCGTTCAGTTTGCCCAAGAGTCACTGTTTGCGGACGCCGTGTTCTCAGGTGCTCGGAGAACACGTTCCTTGTGAAGATGAGTACATCTAATGAGATTACGAAGAATGGGGGCGAGGCGCGTCACTCGCGATTTGACACCCCTAAAATGTAATCGGTCCCGAGTTCTTTTCAATAACGCATCAGAACGAATCTCGTTTTTGTTATGAATATAAATGGGACTCTAGTGAGATCTGTCTCCATGTCATTACATCTCGCCTGCCTGCTGGAATTGGGCTTGATCCAGGGGACGTATCAGACTTGAAGACATTTGGTTGCTGAGATCATTATTGGGGAGTGCACCCATAGTGAGAGAAATGCTTGTAAGTTATTCTGGATTCAAAAACTGTGCTAAGTGCACTAATACGGTCTATTTATCGATAGAAAATGTGTGAACCTGAATTGATGATGAAAAAGTATGAGCAGTAAACACATCAGTCGTTTAGAGTCATTTGTGAGTGCATgttggcgcagcgggtagcgctggcacctcgcagctcctgggctgcgggttcaaatccgACTCTGTCTGCGCGGAGTTCGCGTGCTCTCTGCGTTCGTGTGGGACGTCGGTCCAAAGACGGGCGGAGGATGGCCTTGGAATACCACTTCCGAACCCGCCTCCCCAATTCATGTGAAAACCGGTTGACTTGTACTCAGCGGCACTTACCCTACCCAAGTGGTTTTCGCTCCCGTCGCTGGAATTTTCAATGAAACTAACGTGTCTGTTGCACATTTTTGCCTCTGTGTAGCCAAGGTAATCCTCGAAGCGCTCATTTGTGTTCTTTAAGACATCGAAACGTCAGCGGTCGCCTGTAAGTAGACTGGAAGGTGGCGCTCGGTGCTCAGGGAGGTGGTCAGTCCAGGGTCGTGAGCTCCATAACCCCCAGGCACATGAAACGGcactttttcagttaatttcttAAGAAGATCTTTTGacttttgtgtattttcttaCGAAATTCGAGTCCTTTCAATTATGAATGGCTCTTCTTTTCGAGACCCGGGGACACTCCCCCGTGTGGttgactcacacacaccttctggCACGCTGCCATCGTTCCATTAGTGACATTGAAAGTTGCGCTGCTCCAGGAGCACCGATCGCTCTCCGCTGTGCCCTGAATGAACAATCTCGCAAGCTTCTGTCCCGTTTCCTCCGCAGAGCTACAAGGACACCCTGCAAGCTCAGGTCCTGGAGTCAGCCGGGAGAGGCGGGAAGACGGCCGCCTTCGGAGCCAAGCTCTCCGAGGAGAAGCTGGCGCACTTTCAGGACGAGCAGATTGGCCAGTTGTACGAGCTCATGCTGGAGTCCCGTAAGCCCAGCCGGCAGTTCCGCATCCAAGAGGACGACCCCCGGAAGTAGGAGCGGAAGTGAAGCGGCTCCTCTGTGTGGTCGGGCCGCGTCGGGGGCGCGCTGACTCACCTCCAGGGGCGCGGTTCTTCCTCAGGGACAGTTCCGGAAGAAGCGCTAGACTCGAGCCAAGCCCACGGAGAAAGCTCTTAAGACTGTAATTATATTAAAGTGTTCTCCAAATGCTGCTCGCCAAGGCATTGCCCCCATTTCTCTGCCCGTGTCTTTCGCCTGTTTTCACGAGAGGTTGGAACCATCAACATGCTCATTGTGGCGGCTGTCCTCTCCGAAAACTTATTTCCGAGAGCCTCGAGTGGCACCATTGCGTCCTCGACGCAACCTTGACTTGTTCGGGGCCTTGCTGTCAAAAAAGCACGGACGGGGGGGGTCTCGTCTGCCTTCCCTCGGCTTAGCGGCCAATGCAGAAGGAACATCTTAGTCGAAGCCGCGTCGCGGTGTGCTTTTGAGGGATGAGCCGCCTTCGGCTGCTGCGCAGTGTTGGTTCTTCCATGCAAAGTGATTTATGCAGGTTTCTTTTCACCAGATTGCATGAGAGAAATATATAAACGGTTGTGTATCTGAGCCACATTTTTAAGACTACCTAATTTGGCTTTCACTGGTATGCTCCCTTATGTTGTGCCAATTGTCAACGACTCTTGTTTCCACCTTGttggcttttttattttactgcagtcgTACTATATGCTGGGTCAAGTCAAACTCGAACCCTTGCCGCACATTACCACCTCGTAATGGGGAAATGCAGATTCGGCAGACATTTCCTTCAAGGGCTCCGGATGGTCTCTTGACTTGTACCGCAGTGAGCTTGTGTTAACGTAAACAGTCCGGCCCCCTACCATGAGACACATGGGGTCGATACGGCTCCAGGTGCGAGAAGGTCATATCACCTGGGCGGCGTCAGCTCAGACAGCAGAGACAATACCGCACCATCTGTGGAGATTAGAAGATGAGCAAGTCTGATCTCCATTCCCTCCTCCCATGTAGGAGGGAGCGATGGAAAGGATCGCACGTTTACCAACCTTTCAGTGCAAGTTGTGGTACTGAGAGACCTGGGTCAAAGCTGAAGAATCAGCGTGTTTATGTGCTGCTTGATTCGGACGATGGGAGCGGAATAATcctaaaataaaatttagaCCTGctcttaaaaatgacaaaaagctACCGCCAGAGCACATGGACACCACTTCTGGGAATGGAAGGCACATTAAAGCGGCCCCCGATCACACCGTAGCTAATGAGCACTTAAGCGTGACAACGTGAGACACTTCCGAGCAAAGCAAGAAATAAACGTGCGAATTTGGGAGCAAGCTGTAATAGCCAACA
This genomic interval from Scleropages formosus chromosome 23, fSclFor1.1, whole genome shotgun sequence contains the following:
- the sdhaf3 gene encoding succinate dehydrogenase assembly factor 3, mitochondrial, whose product is MANAAHVSRILSLYKRILLLHRFLPIELRALGDQYVKDEFRRHRAVTAPQDVRSFLKEWESYKDTLQAQVLESAGRGGKTAAFGAKLSEEKLAHFQDEQIGQLYELMLESRKPSRQFRIQEDDPRK